A region of Cucumis melo cultivar AY chromosome 2, USDA_Cmelo_AY_1.0, whole genome shotgun sequence DNA encodes the following proteins:
- the LOC103494142 gene encoding L-Ala-D/L-amino acid epimerase has protein sequence MTFIGFFVQLKFNTASICPLLFDSRSHRKGKTSVPISRLCVKIMAAAAPADSRTSLGFKNLMETFTVNVQRAENRALNVPLIEPFTIASSRLEMVENVAIRIELSNGCVGWGEAPILPFVTAEDQPTAMAKAEEVCELLRQRPPSTLGLAMMQISETLPGHEFASVRAGVEMALIDAVANSINIPLWKLFGGASDSITTDITIPITSASHAAKLAAKYRDQGFKTLKLKVGKDLKSDIEVLKSIRMVHPDCEFILDANEGYDTEEAIQVLEKLHELGVTPTLFEQPVHRDNWEGLGNVSRVARDKYGVSVAADESCRGVDDVKRIVEGDLADVVNIKLAKVGVLGAIEIIEVARGSGLSLMIGGMVETRLAMGFSGHLAAGLGCFKYIDLDTPLLLSEDPVHGGYEVSGAVYKFTNSRGHGGFLHWDNIAL, from the exons ATGACTTTCATTGGCTTCTTTGTCCAATTGAAATTCAACACTGCGTCTATATGTCCTCTGTTGTTCGACTCTCGGAGCCACCGGAAGGGGAAAACATCGGTACCCATTTCGCGGCTGTGTGTGAAGATAATGGCGGCGGCGGCACCGGCGGATTCCAGAACGAGCTTGGGGTTTAAGAATTTGATGGAAACGTTCACTGTGAATGTGCAGAGAGCAGAGAATAGGGCACTGAATGTTCCATTGATTGAGCCATTTACTATTGCATCTTCGAGGCTTGAAATGGTGGAGAATGTAGCGATAAGGATCGAATTGAGTAATGGGTGTGTTGGATGGGGTGAGGCTCCGATTTTGCCTTTTGTCACTGCGGAAGATCAACCTACAGCCATGGCGAAGGCCGAGGAGGTCTGTGAGTTATTGCGACAGAGACCACCGAGTACTTTGGGCTTGGCGATGATGCAGATCAGCGAGACTCTTCCTGGGCATGAATTTGCTTCT GTTAGAGCAGGAGTTGAGATGGCGTTGATTGATGCAGTTGCTAACAGCATTAACATACCTCTATGGAAGCTATTTGGTGGAGCTTCAGACAGTATAACCACTGATATAACA ATTCCTATTACTTCTGCTTCTCATGCTGCCAAATTGGCTGCAAAATATCGCGATCAAGGATTCAAGACCTTGAAGCTGAAGGTGGGAAAGGATCTAAAATCTGATATTGAAGTTCTTAAGAGCATCAGAATGGTCCATCCTGATTGTGAATTTATCCTAGATGCTAACGAGGGATATGACACAGAGGAAGCTATTCAAGTTCTTGAAAAATTACACG AACTGGGAGTGACTCCTACATTATTTGAACAACCAGTTCATAGAGACAACTGGGAGGGTCTTGGAAATGTTAGTCGTGTCGCTAGAGATAAATATGGGGTATCTGTTGCAGCTGATGAGAGTTGCCGGGGTGTAGATGATGTTAAGAGAATAGTGGAAGGGGATCTTGCGGATGTTGTAAATATTAAGCTGGCCAAAGTTGGGGTTTTGGGGGCCATTGAGATTATTGAAGTAGCAAGGGGTTCAGGACTCAGTTTAATGATTGGTGGTATGGTAGAGACTCGACTTGCCATGGGATTTTCTGGTCACCTTGCTGCTGGTCTTGGGTGTTTCAA ATACATTGACTTGGATACACCGCTTTTGTTGTCAGAAGATCCAGTTCATGGCGGTTATGAAG TTTCTGGTGCTGTCTACAAGTTCACAAATTCCAGAGGCCATGGTGGTTTCCTTCATTGGGATAACATTGCATTGTAA
- the LOC103494138 gene encoding uncharacterized protein LOC103494138 isoform X1, whose product MLGTALQFGGIKGEDRFYIPVRARKNYNQQKPSRRPTKTDETESLSSKVVGCTTKPCEELTPQSKSNLERFLEATRPSVPAQYFSKTTMRDWRTCDIEFQPYFILNDLWESFKEWSAYGAGVPLVLDGGDSVVQYYVPYLSGIQIYGEAAALRSDSNVRLACEDSDLDSSRDTSSDGSIDYDLGKSFNLSREQWDHPHLACENMPKMRKTSLTDERKMVQEGFLSDDGDAGYPRSGLLFQFLEQDLPYQRVPLADKIFELAYQFPGLKTLRSCDILPASWVSVAWYPIYRIPTGPTLKDLDACFLTYHSLSTPKKGNRHSLPPVMVYPKDIDDITKISLPVFGMASYKLKGSIWGQNGINDHQKANSLMQAADKWLRSLQVSQPDFQFFSSHGTYWR is encoded by the exons ATGTTGGGAACTGCGTTGCAGTTTGGGGGAATCAAAGGTGAGGATCGGTTTTATATTCCGGTAAGGGCAAGAAAGAATTATAATCAGCAAAAGCCTTCGAGGAGACCTACCAAGACCGATGAAACTGAGAGCCTATCGAGTAAAGTTGTGGGTTGTACTACAAAGCCTTGCGAGGAATTAACTCCTCAGTCTAAGAGCAACTTAGAGAGATTCTTGGAAGCCACAAGGCCTTCAGTTCCAGCGCAGTACTTCTCTAAG ACAACTATGAGGGATTGGAGAACTTGTGATATTGAGTTTCAACCTTATTTCATTCTGAATGATCTGTGGGAGTCTTTCAAGGAGTGGAGTGCATATGGTGCTGGAGTTCCTTTAGTGCTTGATGGAGGTGACTCTGTTGTTCAATATTACGTTCCATATTTGTCTGGTATCCAAATATATGGCGAAGCTGCTGCATTGAGATCAGATTCTAACGTCAG GCTGGCTTGTGAGGACAGTGATCTTGATTCTTCTAGAGATACAAGCAGTGATGGAAGCATTGATTATGATTTAGGAAAAAGCTTTAACCTTTCTAGAGAACAGTGGGATCATCCCCATTTAGCTTGTGAAAACATGCCGAAAATGAGAAAGACGTCTTTAACCGATGAACGTAAAATGGTACAAGAAGGTTTTTTGAGTGATGATGGGGATGCAGGATATCCTCGGAGTGGTTTGCTCTTTCAGTTTCTTGAGCAAGATCTTCCTTATCAACGTGTACCATTGGCTGATAAA ATATTTGAACTTGCTTACCAATTTCCCGGTTTGAAAACTTTAAGAAGTTGTGATATCCTGCCAGCCAGTTGGGTCTCTGTAGCGTG GTACCCTATATACCGTATACCCACGGGTCCGACCTTAAAAGATTTGGATGCATGCTTTTTAACATACCACTCCCTTTCCACACCCAAAAAAG gtaatagacatagCCTGCCACCAGTAATGGTATATCCCAAGGACATCGATGATATTACAAAGATCTCCTTGCCTGTTTTTGGAATGGCTTCTTATAAGCTAAAAGGATCAATATGGGGGCAAAATGGCATCAACGACCATCAAAAAGCAAATTCTCTCATGCAGGCAGCAGATAAGTGGTTGAGGAGCCTTCAGGTCAGTCAACCTGATTTTCAGTTCTTTTCATCTCATGGAACATATTGGAGATGA
- the LOC103494138 gene encoding uncharacterized protein LOC103494138 isoform X2, with product MLGTALQFGGIKGEDRFYIPVRARKNYNQQKPSRRPTKTDETESLSSKVVGCTTKPCEELTPQSKSNLERFLEATRPSVPAQYFSKTTMRDWRTCDIEFQPYFILNDLWESFKEWSAYGAGVPLVLDGGDSVVQYYVPYLSGIQIYGEAAALRSDSNVRLACEDSDLDSSRDTSSDGSIDYDLGKSFNLSREQWDHPHLACENMPKMRKTSLTDERKMVQEGFLSDDGDAGYPRSGLLFQFLEQDLPYQRVPLADKIFELAYQFPGLKTLRSCDILPASWVSVAWYPIYRIPTGPTLKDLDACFLTYHSLSTPKKGNRHSLPPVMVYPKDIDDITKISLPVFGMASYKLKGSIWGQNGINDHQKANSLMQAADKWLRSLQGLEHYCTKEQGNFWVTF from the exons ATGTTGGGAACTGCGTTGCAGTTTGGGGGAATCAAAGGTGAGGATCGGTTTTATATTCCGGTAAGGGCAAGAAAGAATTATAATCAGCAAAAGCCTTCGAGGAGACCTACCAAGACCGATGAAACTGAGAGCCTATCGAGTAAAGTTGTGGGTTGTACTACAAAGCCTTGCGAGGAATTAACTCCTCAGTCTAAGAGCAACTTAGAGAGATTCTTGGAAGCCACAAGGCCTTCAGTTCCAGCGCAGTACTTCTCTAAG ACAACTATGAGGGATTGGAGAACTTGTGATATTGAGTTTCAACCTTATTTCATTCTGAATGATCTGTGGGAGTCTTTCAAGGAGTGGAGTGCATATGGTGCTGGAGTTCCTTTAGTGCTTGATGGAGGTGACTCTGTTGTTCAATATTACGTTCCATATTTGTCTGGTATCCAAATATATGGCGAAGCTGCTGCATTGAGATCAGATTCTAACGTCAG GCTGGCTTGTGAGGACAGTGATCTTGATTCTTCTAGAGATACAAGCAGTGATGGAAGCATTGATTATGATTTAGGAAAAAGCTTTAACCTTTCTAGAGAACAGTGGGATCATCCCCATTTAGCTTGTGAAAACATGCCGAAAATGAGAAAGACGTCTTTAACCGATGAACGTAAAATGGTACAAGAAGGTTTTTTGAGTGATGATGGGGATGCAGGATATCCTCGGAGTGGTTTGCTCTTTCAGTTTCTTGAGCAAGATCTTCCTTATCAACGTGTACCATTGGCTGATAAA ATATTTGAACTTGCTTACCAATTTCCCGGTTTGAAAACTTTAAGAAGTTGTGATATCCTGCCAGCCAGTTGGGTCTCTGTAGCGTG GTACCCTATATACCGTATACCCACGGGTCCGACCTTAAAAGATTTGGATGCATGCTTTTTAACATACCACTCCCTTTCCACACCCAAAAAAG gtaatagacatagCCTGCCACCAGTAATGGTATATCCCAAGGACATCGATGATATTACAAAGATCTCCTTGCCTGTTTTTGGAATGGCTTCTTATAAGCTAAAAGGATCAATATGGGGGCAAAATGGCATCAACGACCATCAAAAAGCAAATTCTCTCATGCAGGCAGCAGATAAGTGGTTGAGGAGCCTTCAG GGTTTAGAGCATTACTGCACAAAGGAGCAAGGCAACTTCTGGGTGACCTTCTGA
- the LOC103494138 gene encoding uncharacterized protein LOC103494138 isoform X5: MLGTALQFGGIKGEDRFYIPVRARKNYNQQKPSRRPTKTDETESLSSKVVGCTTKPCEELTPQSKSNLERFLEATRPSVPAQYFSKTTMRDWRTCDIEFQPYFILNDLWESFKEWSAYGAGVPLVLDGGDSVVQYYVPYLSGIQIYGEAAALRSDSNVRLACEDSDLDSSRDTSSDGSIDYDLGKSFNLSREQWDHPHLACENMPKMRKTSLTDERKMVQEGFLSDDGDAGYPRSGLLFQFLEQDLPYQRVPLADKIFELAYQFPGLKTLRSCDILPASWVSVAWYPIYRIPTGPTLKDLDACFLTYHSLSTPKKGNRHSLPPVMVYPKDIDDITKISLPVFGMASYKLKGSIWGQNGINDHQKANSLMQAADKWLRSLQVLFFSN, translated from the exons ATGTTGGGAACTGCGTTGCAGTTTGGGGGAATCAAAGGTGAGGATCGGTTTTATATTCCGGTAAGGGCAAGAAAGAATTATAATCAGCAAAAGCCTTCGAGGAGACCTACCAAGACCGATGAAACTGAGAGCCTATCGAGTAAAGTTGTGGGTTGTACTACAAAGCCTTGCGAGGAATTAACTCCTCAGTCTAAGAGCAACTTAGAGAGATTCTTGGAAGCCACAAGGCCTTCAGTTCCAGCGCAGTACTTCTCTAAG ACAACTATGAGGGATTGGAGAACTTGTGATATTGAGTTTCAACCTTATTTCATTCTGAATGATCTGTGGGAGTCTTTCAAGGAGTGGAGTGCATATGGTGCTGGAGTTCCTTTAGTGCTTGATGGAGGTGACTCTGTTGTTCAATATTACGTTCCATATTTGTCTGGTATCCAAATATATGGCGAAGCTGCTGCATTGAGATCAGATTCTAACGTCAG GCTGGCTTGTGAGGACAGTGATCTTGATTCTTCTAGAGATACAAGCAGTGATGGAAGCATTGATTATGATTTAGGAAAAAGCTTTAACCTTTCTAGAGAACAGTGGGATCATCCCCATTTAGCTTGTGAAAACATGCCGAAAATGAGAAAGACGTCTTTAACCGATGAACGTAAAATGGTACAAGAAGGTTTTTTGAGTGATGATGGGGATGCAGGATATCCTCGGAGTGGTTTGCTCTTTCAGTTTCTTGAGCAAGATCTTCCTTATCAACGTGTACCATTGGCTGATAAA ATATTTGAACTTGCTTACCAATTTCCCGGTTTGAAAACTTTAAGAAGTTGTGATATCCTGCCAGCCAGTTGGGTCTCTGTAGCGTG GTACCCTATATACCGTATACCCACGGGTCCGACCTTAAAAGATTTGGATGCATGCTTTTTAACATACCACTCCCTTTCCACACCCAAAAAAG gtaatagacatagCCTGCCACCAGTAATGGTATATCCCAAGGACATCGATGATATTACAAAGATCTCCTTGCCTGTTTTTGGAATGGCTTCTTATAAGCTAAAAGGATCAATATGGGGGCAAAATGGCATCAACGACCATCAAAAAGCAAATTCTCTCATGCAGGCAGCAGATAAGTGGTTGAGGAGCCTTCAG gttctctttttctcaaattaa
- the LOC103494143 gene encoding uncharacterized protein LOC103494143 yields MKWILLRNLSLRARNHLLRSPLYTSNAHPSFFLSPPTTSRFRLFSSDNDSPPNEDSQAVTQANLVSTQKKEASLEVQDVSNKEFKTRIEKYFKGDEEALSSILEAILRRKLAGKHEDTDDELVEELRMKPLEDVKDREFESDFEELHDTDEEIDDLYYAKNLVMERMAKDEYFNMDDKKWEDIVQDAVNHGILNDTKECEAILEDMLNWDKLLPDDLKEKVEAKFNELGDLCEKGELEPEEAYNQFKKYEDEVVMEYGKMMEAEAPTFDETDVQDNKKDLDDPPGEGPILRWQTRVVFAPGGDAWHPKNRKVKLSVTVKELGLSKYQFRRLRELVGKRYHPGKDELTITSERFEHREENRKDCLRTLFSLIEEAGKANKLVEDAQTLYVKERLRANPQFMERLRSKKMSSQVSSPQPA; encoded by the exons ATGAAATGGATTCTTTTGAGAAACCTTTCTCTCAGAGCTCGTAATCATCTTCTTCGTTCACCCCTTTACACATCCAATGCCCATCCTTCATTCTTCCTCTCACCCCCGACCACCTCTCGCTTCAGGCTCTTCTCTTCCGATAACGATTCCCCCCCAAATGAAGATTCTCAAGCTGTTACCCAAGCGAATTTGGTGTCCACTCAGAAGAAAGAAGCTTCTTTAGAGGTCCAAGATGTAAGCAATAAAG AATTTAAAACGCGGATAGAAAAGTACTTCAAAGGTGACGAGGAAGCACTTTCATCAATTCTTGAAGCTATTCTTCGGAGGAAATTGGCTGGAAAGCATGAGGATACGGATGATGAACTTGTTGAAGAACTAAGAATGAAACCGTTAGAAGATGTCAAAGACAGAGAGTTTGAATCTGATTTTGAAGAACTGCATGACACGGATGAAGAGATTGACGATCTTTATTATGCTAAGAATTTAGTTATGGAAAGAATGGCAAAGGATGAATACTTCAACATGGACGACAAAAAATGGGAGGATATTGTTCAGGATGCCGTAAACCATGGGATCCTGAATGACACCAAGGAGTGTGAAGCGATCTTGGAGGATATGCTCAATTGGGACAAGCTTCTTCCAG atgatttgaaggaaaaagtAGAAGCAAAGTTCAATGAGCTGGGGGACTTGTGTGAAAAGGGGGAGCTTGAACCTGAGGAAGCTTACAATCAGTTTAAAAAATATGAAGATGAGGTGGTCATGGAATATGGAAAAATGATGGAGGCAGAAGCTCCAACGTTCGATGAAACTGATGTGCAAGACAATAAAAAGGACTTGGATGACCCACCAGGTGAAGGGCCAATTCTTAGATGGCAAACAAGGGTTGTGTTTGCACCAGGTGGGGATGCATGGCATCCCAAAAACCGAAAAGTGAAATTATCTGTTACTGTGAAGGAGCTTGGTTTATCAAAGTACCAGTTTCGTCGACTGAGGGAGTTGGTTGGCAAGCGCTACCATCCAGGGAAAGATGAGCTTACGATTACTAGTGAGAG GTTTGAACATAGAGAGGAAAATAGGAAGGATTGCCTTAGGACTCTTTTCTCTCTCATTGAGGAAGCTGGAAAAGCCAACAAACTTGTAGAGGATGCTCAAACTTTGTACGTGAAGGAGAGGTTGCGGGCAAATCCTCAGTTTATGGAGAGGCTGCGGTCCAAGAAAATGAGCTCGCAAGTATCAAGCCCTCAACCTGCTTAA
- the LOC103494138 gene encoding uncharacterized protein LOC103494138 isoform X3 has translation MLGTALQFGGIKGEDRFYIPVRARKNYNQQKPSRRPTKTDETESLSSKVVGCTTKPCEELTPQSKSNLERFLEATRPSVPAQYFSKTTMRDWRTCDIEFQPYFILNDLWESFKEWSAYGAGVPLVLDGGDSVVQYYVPYLSGIQIYGEAAALRSDSNVRLACEDSDLDSSRDTSSDGSIDYDLGKSFNLSREQWDHPHLACENMPKMRKTSLTDERKMVQEGFLSDDGDAGYPRSGLLFQFLEQDLPYQRVPLADKIFELAYQFPGLKTLRSCDILPASWVSVAWYPIYRIPTGPTLKDLDACFLTYHSLSTPKKGNRHSLPPVMVYPKDIDDITKISLPVFGMASYKLKGSIWGQNGINDHQKANSLMQAADKWLRSLQSITAQRSKATSG, from the exons ATGTTGGGAACTGCGTTGCAGTTTGGGGGAATCAAAGGTGAGGATCGGTTTTATATTCCGGTAAGGGCAAGAAAGAATTATAATCAGCAAAAGCCTTCGAGGAGACCTACCAAGACCGATGAAACTGAGAGCCTATCGAGTAAAGTTGTGGGTTGTACTACAAAGCCTTGCGAGGAATTAACTCCTCAGTCTAAGAGCAACTTAGAGAGATTCTTGGAAGCCACAAGGCCTTCAGTTCCAGCGCAGTACTTCTCTAAG ACAACTATGAGGGATTGGAGAACTTGTGATATTGAGTTTCAACCTTATTTCATTCTGAATGATCTGTGGGAGTCTTTCAAGGAGTGGAGTGCATATGGTGCTGGAGTTCCTTTAGTGCTTGATGGAGGTGACTCTGTTGTTCAATATTACGTTCCATATTTGTCTGGTATCCAAATATATGGCGAAGCTGCTGCATTGAGATCAGATTCTAACGTCAG GCTGGCTTGTGAGGACAGTGATCTTGATTCTTCTAGAGATACAAGCAGTGATGGAAGCATTGATTATGATTTAGGAAAAAGCTTTAACCTTTCTAGAGAACAGTGGGATCATCCCCATTTAGCTTGTGAAAACATGCCGAAAATGAGAAAGACGTCTTTAACCGATGAACGTAAAATGGTACAAGAAGGTTTTTTGAGTGATGATGGGGATGCAGGATATCCTCGGAGTGGTTTGCTCTTTCAGTTTCTTGAGCAAGATCTTCCTTATCAACGTGTACCATTGGCTGATAAA ATATTTGAACTTGCTTACCAATTTCCCGGTTTGAAAACTTTAAGAAGTTGTGATATCCTGCCAGCCAGTTGGGTCTCTGTAGCGTG GTACCCTATATACCGTATACCCACGGGTCCGACCTTAAAAGATTTGGATGCATGCTTTTTAACATACCACTCCCTTTCCACACCCAAAAAAG gtaatagacatagCCTGCCACCAGTAATGGTATATCCCAAGGACATCGATGATATTACAAAGATCTCCTTGCCTGTTTTTGGAATGGCTTCTTATAAGCTAAAAGGATCAATATGGGGGCAAAATGGCATCAACGACCATCAAAAAGCAAATTCTCTCATGCAGGCAGCAGATAAGTGGTTGAGGAGCCTTCAG AGCATTACTGCACAAAGGAGCAAGGCAACTTCTGGGTGA
- the LOC103494141 gene encoding uncharacterized protein LOC103494141 encodes MFSDYNQHFPNKQYLSVSWVALIFFAVHFNHITEKTQKHFKTTCVQVELHSLTNYKFEVANLFYLSPSYKLRCKNQRATPQTETQRIISRRVLKEKMKTSRIGSILMIVGAILLISNSNEVMVEGADQVACNPMQMSSCMNSIVSGTPPSSQCCSKIKEQKPCLCGYLKNPFLKSFVSSPNARKVANDCGTPFPNC; translated from the coding sequence ATGTTCTCAGATTATAATCAACATTTCCCAAATAAACAATACTTGAGTGTATCATGGGTTGCACTCATATTTTTTGCAGTCCACTTCAACCACATAACAGAAAAAACtcaaaaacattttaaaactaCTTGTGTGCAGGTCGAGTTGCACTCATTGACCAACTACAAGTTTGAAGTGGCAAACCTTTTTTATCTCTCCCCCTCCTATAAATTGAGATGCAAAAACCAAAGAGCAACCCCACAGACAGAAACCCAAAGAATCATATCAAGAAGAGTactaaaagaaaagatgaagaCATCAAGAATTGGGTCGATCTTAATGATAGTAGGAGCGATATTATTGATATCAAACTCAAATGAAGTAATGGTGGAAGGAGCAGATCAAGTGGCATGCAATCCGATGCAAATGAGTTCTTGTATGAACTCAATCGTATCAGGGACTCCACCATCAAGCCAATGTTGCAGCAAGATCAAAGAGCAAAAGCCCTGTCTCTGTGGTTACCTCAAAAACCCTTTCCTTAAGAGCTTTGTTAGTTCCCCAAATGCAAGAAAAGTAGCTAATGATTGTGGAACTCCTTTCCCAAATTGCTGA
- the LOC103494138 gene encoding uncharacterized protein LOC103494138 isoform X4: MLGTALQFGGIKGEDRFYIPVRARKNYNQQKPSRRPTKTDETESLSSKVVGCTTKPCEELTPQSKSNLERFLEATRPSVPAQYFSKTTMRDWRTCDIEFQPYFILNDLWESFKEWSAYGAGVPLVLDGGDSVVQYYVPYLSGIQIYGEAAALRSDSNVRLACEDSDLDSSRDTSSDGSIDYDLGKSFNLSREQWDHPHLACENMPKMRKTSLTDERKMVQEGFLSDDGDAGYPRSGLLFQFLEQDLPYQRVPLADKIFELAYQFPGLKTLRSCDILPASWVSVAWYPIYRIPTGPTLKDLDACFLTYHSLSTPKKGNRHSLPPVMVYPKDIDDITKISLPVFGMASYKLKGSIWGQNGINDHQKANSLMQAADKWLRSLQEAIKEKAQNN; the protein is encoded by the exons ATGTTGGGAACTGCGTTGCAGTTTGGGGGAATCAAAGGTGAGGATCGGTTTTATATTCCGGTAAGGGCAAGAAAGAATTATAATCAGCAAAAGCCTTCGAGGAGACCTACCAAGACCGATGAAACTGAGAGCCTATCGAGTAAAGTTGTGGGTTGTACTACAAAGCCTTGCGAGGAATTAACTCCTCAGTCTAAGAGCAACTTAGAGAGATTCTTGGAAGCCACAAGGCCTTCAGTTCCAGCGCAGTACTTCTCTAAG ACAACTATGAGGGATTGGAGAACTTGTGATATTGAGTTTCAACCTTATTTCATTCTGAATGATCTGTGGGAGTCTTTCAAGGAGTGGAGTGCATATGGTGCTGGAGTTCCTTTAGTGCTTGATGGAGGTGACTCTGTTGTTCAATATTACGTTCCATATTTGTCTGGTATCCAAATATATGGCGAAGCTGCTGCATTGAGATCAGATTCTAACGTCAG GCTGGCTTGTGAGGACAGTGATCTTGATTCTTCTAGAGATACAAGCAGTGATGGAAGCATTGATTATGATTTAGGAAAAAGCTTTAACCTTTCTAGAGAACAGTGGGATCATCCCCATTTAGCTTGTGAAAACATGCCGAAAATGAGAAAGACGTCTTTAACCGATGAACGTAAAATGGTACAAGAAGGTTTTTTGAGTGATGATGGGGATGCAGGATATCCTCGGAGTGGTTTGCTCTTTCAGTTTCTTGAGCAAGATCTTCCTTATCAACGTGTACCATTGGCTGATAAA ATATTTGAACTTGCTTACCAATTTCCCGGTTTGAAAACTTTAAGAAGTTGTGATATCCTGCCAGCCAGTTGGGTCTCTGTAGCGTG GTACCCTATATACCGTATACCCACGGGTCCGACCTTAAAAGATTTGGATGCATGCTTTTTAACATACCACTCCCTTTCCACACCCAAAAAAG gtaatagacatagCCTGCCACCAGTAATGGTATATCCCAAGGACATCGATGATATTACAAAGATCTCCTTGCCTGTTTTTGGAATGGCTTCTTATAAGCTAAAAGGATCAATATGGGGGCAAAATGGCATCAACGACCATCAAAAAGCAAATTCTCTCATGCAGGCAGCAGATAAGTGGTTGAGGAGCCTTCAG GAGGCAATTAAGGAAAAAGCCCAGAACAACTAG